Proteins encoded within one genomic window of Polaribacter sp. NJDZ03:
- a CDS encoding energy transducer TonB, with translation MKNTKKLPTKQLEKFSNIFTQLGLVLVLFIVFITLEHKTEEKIVVDFNSAKRAVVYVAPDTEVLFTKEPKVVPKLKIIKAAPFIVDEIVKGKNTIIETVFEDTSIEDPILIDIENLVEVKLEEKFIEDVDFINIQNAPIFKGCDHLSKEENKVCFEKKMKQFVQRNFNVTLANEIGLHAGKHKIYTQFVIDDKGEIVDVKIRTAYKTLEKEALRVIKKLPKFKPGIQNSRAVKVRYNLPIAFSLE, from the coding sequence ATGAAAAACACCAAAAAACTACCAACAAAACAATTAGAAAAATTCTCTAATATTTTTACACAGCTAGGGTTGGTATTAGTCCTATTTATTGTCTTTATAACACTAGAGCATAAAACCGAAGAGAAAATAGTGGTAGATTTTAATTCTGCTAAAAGAGCAGTAGTCTATGTAGCGCCAGATACAGAGGTTCTTTTTACCAAAGAGCCTAAAGTTGTGCCTAAATTAAAAATAATTAAAGCAGCACCTTTTATTGTTGATGAAATTGTAAAAGGAAAAAATACGATTATAGAAACTGTTTTTGAAGACACAAGCATAGAAGATCCTATTTTAATAGATATAGAGAATCTTGTAGAAGTTAAGTTAGAAGAGAAATTTATTGAAGATGTAGATTTTATCAATATACAAAATGCACCCATTTTTAAAGGATGTGATCATTTATCAAAAGAAGAGAATAAGGTTTGTTTTGAAAAAAAAATGAAACAATTTGTACAACGTAATTTTAATGTAACGTTGGCTAATGAAATAGGCTTACATGCCGGTAAACATAAAATTTATACGCAGTTTGTTATAGATGATAAAGGAGAAATAGTTGATGTTAAAATAAGAACGGCATATAAAACCTTAGAAAAAGAAGCATTAAGAGTTATTAAGAAATTGCCAAAATTTAAACCTGGTATACAAAATAGTAGAGCTGTTAAAGTAAGATATAATTTACCCATTGCTTTTAGTTTAGAGTAA
- the deoC gene encoding deoxyribose-phosphate aldolase: MKISQYLDATYLKTASQANLTEEENKQNVIDLIQEAILYDYKLIMIRAKYIPLAKEMLQEVGANILIGTVIGFHEGTYTTQEKLDEAREAINLGADELDFVVNYKAFKREEIALVTNEITKGIALALANNKVIKWIIEVAALTNKEIIVISRLIKNIVFTDFGEENADKVFVKSSTGFFKTANNLPNGATFETMKLISENAKPLKIKAAGGVRDYETAVKMVALGVDRIGTSSSKEIVNKEQNSNSGY; this comes from the coding sequence ATGAAAATCAGTCAATATTTAGACGCTACTTACTTAAAAACAGCAAGTCAGGCAAATCTTACAGAAGAAGAAAATAAACAAAACGTTATTGATTTAATACAAGAAGCTATTTTGTACGATTATAAGTTAATTATGATTCGTGCTAAATACATTCCTTTAGCTAAAGAAATGCTTCAAGAAGTAGGTGCAAATATTCTTATTGGAACAGTAATTGGCTTTCATGAGGGTACTTATACTACTCAAGAAAAATTAGACGAAGCACGAGAAGCTATTAATTTGGGTGCAGATGAGCTAGATTTTGTTGTAAACTATAAAGCCTTTAAAAGAGAAGAAATAGCCTTGGTTACTAATGAAATTACAAAAGGAATAGCGCTTGCTTTAGCAAATAACAAAGTAATAAAATGGATAATTGAAGTTGCTGCCTTAACAAACAAAGAAATAATTGTAATTTCGCGTTTAATTAAAAACATTGTTTTTACTGATTTTGGCGAAGAAAATGCAGATAAGGTTTTTGTAAAATCATCTACAGGTTTTTTTAAAACAGCAAACAATTTGCCAAACGGAGCAACGTTTGAAACCATGAAATTAATTTCAGAAAATGCAAAACCATTAAAAATAAAAGCAGCAGGTGGTGTAAGAGATTATGAAACGGCTGTAAAAATGGTTGCTTTAGGAGTAGATAGAATTGGTACATCTTCTTCTAAAGAGATTGTTAATAAAGAACAAAACAGTAATTCAGGATACTAA
- a CDS encoding gliding motility protein RemB encodes MLKKYIFLVLLFPSIYFAQEEKYPVFDACKDAEVQSLRDCFYAQTKELFFAEFKIPAIVNEEGFVGSANTIFAVTAEGEFRLIYVDTPFDEVRDEVKRAFKVFSKITPAWYHDHAIEMKFELPIKFPLTGDSDVIVDTTTLEIKKESLIDVVAKKRIADSTFLEHSSKLNIPFTHRSYVDYEFALHKAKGTHTASKPYTYDDIKPYYDLTKEKKKFLKANKETWLGKKVWNEHLVQVKKDDYWLTVDVLFDVQIGKDNSDVDYTFNNSRIVNVNGEIGNNFSFSTTYAESQGRFAEYVNSFVTNRAANVRPKNSEGLVPGRGKTKGFKEDSHDYPVAEGYLAYTPNKYMQFQFGNGKNFIGDGYRSFILSDVSSPTTYLKMKLDIWKIQYTNIWMWNTEPSLSSVSDPNEHARKYVAAHYLSVNVTDKLNLGFFETAISAGENGIDAGFLNPLIFYRSLEFNRGEDSGNAIVGLTGKYKLNNNVSLYSQLVIDEFSVGNFSDMSDWKHKFAYQLGVKYFDAFKVENLFLQLEYNRARPYTFAHKSPILNYGNYSQPLGHLWGANFWEAIAIARYKKDRWSGSAKIIVGKKGFDLEDQAISYGGDIYQSYNNRLSDTGIELAQGNAANVFIADVQANYLINPSTNTNLFAGLSYRNFSSDSDLTSYPSGSNVWFSVGVRADLFNWYFDF; translated from the coding sequence ATGCTAAAAAAATACATATTTCTAGTTTTATTATTCCCCTCAATATATTTTGCTCAAGAAGAAAAATACCCCGTTTTTGATGCTTGTAAAGATGCAGAAGTTCAATCTTTAAGAGATTGTTTTTATGCCCAAACAAAAGAGCTATTTTTTGCGGAATTTAAAATACCAGCAATTGTAAACGAAGAGGGTTTTGTTGGTTCTGCCAATACTATTTTTGCGGTTACAGCAGAAGGAGAATTTAGGTTAATATATGTAGACACACCTTTTGATGAAGTTAGAGACGAGGTAAAGAGGGCTTTTAAAGTTTTTTCGAAAATTACACCTGCTTGGTATCATGACCATGCAATAGAAATGAAATTTGAGCTTCCTATAAAATTTCCTTTAACGGGTGATAGTGATGTTATTGTAGACACCACCACCTTAGAAATTAAAAAAGAAAGCTTAATAGATGTTGTAGCAAAAAAGAGAATTGCAGATTCTACTTTTTTAGAACATAGTAGCAAACTAAACATACCTTTTACACATAGAAGTTATGTAGATTATGAATTTGCTTTGCACAAAGCAAAAGGAACACATACAGCTTCTAAACCTTATACCTATGATGATATAAAGCCATATTATGACTTAACTAAGGAAAAAAAGAAGTTTTTGAAAGCTAACAAAGAAACTTGGTTAGGTAAAAAGGTATGGAACGAGCATTTGGTACAAGTTAAAAAAGACGATTATTGGCTTACCGTAGATGTTTTATTTGATGTTCAAATAGGTAAAGATAATTCGGATGTAGATTACACGTTTAATAATTCTAGAATTGTAAATGTAAATGGAGAAATTGGAAATAACTTTTCATTTTCTACAACGTATGCAGAGAGTCAGGGTAGGTTTGCAGAATATGTAAATAGTTTTGTAACAAATAGAGCTGCAAATGTGAGACCTAAAAATTCGGAAGGTTTAGTTCCTGGAAGAGGTAAAACCAAAGGATTTAAAGAAGATTCACACGATTACCCTGTAGCAGAAGGTTATTTGGCATATACACCAAATAAATACATGCAATTTCAGTTTGGAAACGGTAAAAATTTTATAGGAGATGGGTATAGGTCTTTTATTTTATCTGATGTTTCTTCTCCAACTACCTATTTAAAAATGAAATTAGATATTTGGAAAATACAATATACCAATATTTGGATGTGGAACACAGAACCATCTTTAAGTTCAGTATCCGATCCTAATGAACATGCAAGAAAGTATGTAGCAGCTCATTATTTGAGTGTGAATGTTACAGATAAACTAAACTTAGGCTTTTTTGAAACAGCAATTTCTGCAGGAGAAAACGGAATAGATGCTGGTTTCTTAAATCCACTTATATTTTATAGGTCTTTAGAGTTTAATAGAGGTGAAGATTCTGGAAACGCAATTGTTGGTTTAACAGGTAAGTATAAGCTTAATAATAATGTCTCTTTATATTCTCAATTAGTAATTGATGAATTTTCTGTAGGAAACTTTAGTGATATGAGTGATTGGAAACATAAATTCGCATATCAATTAGGTGTAAAATATTTTGATGCTTTTAAGGTGGAAAATTTATTTTTACAGTTAGAGTACAATCGTGCGCGTCCTTATACCTTTGCACATAAGTCACCAATATTAAATTACGGTAATTACAGTCAGCCTCTTGGGCATTTGTGGGGAGCTAACTTTTGGGAGGCAATTGCTATTGCCAGATATAAAAAAGATAGATGGAGTGGTAGTGCAAAAATTATAGTAGGTAAAAAAGGGTTCGATTTAGAAGATCAAGCAATAAGTTATGGTGGTGATATTTACCAATCTTATAACAATAGATTATCAGATACGGGTATAGAGCTTGCACAGGGTAATGCTGCAAATGTTTTTATTGCAGACGTACAAGCCAATTATTTAATTAATCCTTCTACGAATACGAATCTATTTGCGGGTTTATCTTATAGAAATTTCTCTTCAGATTCAGATTTAACAAGTTATCCATCTGGTTCAAATGTTTGGTTTTCAGTAGGAGTAAGGGCAGATTTGTTTAATTGGTATTTCGACTTTTAA
- a CDS encoding acyltransferase, with protein MIEYFAHETAVIDNDCSIGKDTKIWHFSHIMSNCVIGKQCNIGQNVVVSPEVVLGKNVKVQNNVSIYTGVICEDDVFLGPSMVFTNVINPRSAIKRKNEYQQTLVKKGASIGANATIICGNTIGEYALIGAGAVVTKEVLPFALVVGNPSKQIGWVSEYGHRLEFNKNGIAICKESNETYQLKNNTIIKL; from the coding sequence TTGATAGAATATTTTGCACATGAAACGGCTGTAATAGATAACGATTGCAGTATTGGAAAGGATACCAAAATTTGGCATTTTAGTCATATTATGTCTAATTGTGTAATTGGTAAACAATGTAATATTGGTCAGAATGTAGTGGTTTCTCCAGAAGTAGTTTTGGGTAAAAATGTAAAAGTACAAAATAACGTATCTATTTACACAGGTGTAATTTGCGAAGACGATGTTTTTTTAGGACCTTCTATGGTTTTTACAAACGTAATCAATCCACGGAGTGCCATCAAAAGAAAAAATGAATACCAACAAACTTTAGTAAAAAAAGGCGCAAGTATTGGAGCAAATGCAACTATTATTTGTGGTAATACTATTGGAGAATATGCGCTTATTGGGGCCGGAGCAGTAGTAACAAAAGAAGTTTTACCATTTGCATTGGTAGTTGGCAATCCATCCAAACAAATTGGTTGGGTAAGTGAATACGGACATCGATTAGAATTTAATAAAAACGGAATTGCGATCTGTAAAGAGAGCAATGAAACATATCAATTAAAAAATAATACCATTATAAAGTTATAG